A genomic segment from Luteolibacter ambystomatis encodes:
- a CDS encoding UvrD-helicase domain-containing protein, protein MNDDAIHILERNLMILASAGSGKTFQLANRVIGLVGARGASPEKIVALTFTRKAAGEFADSVLSRLAGCASDPVKAAELCAQIGESFEVGPVLAKVVRALPRFQLGTMDGFFARIVRGFQYELGLTGGTFELIEGPRLEAAMADILSAVLGGALDDGSAEEFLHAFRRATLGKEGQGVLRDVEKFLGSWHGWWKSGTVASGWGGGHLFTGLPEVDLWETEKMGLLGALRRGESNDAVLKLIDHFELHTVGSGRVAKAGTLFERLLEAVPASGEMELAYNRKVIRFSLAVSDQWRDVVRLLAACELSASVARTRAVADLVARLDGECERRLRNRGLLGFDDVKVLMGRWAGDEEARGRREAVDFRLDARYDHWLLDEFQDTSVAEWLGIVPLLDEAATNDDGTLFVVGDRKQAIYGWRGGEVALFDEVERRYRQYDLQTRPMPKSWRSCPAVLDLVNAVCGHKAVIGSLFGEEMIRRWVWEDHDSAKPGLGGCATVEVVAKEDRDERLVELLHEIGIGERALTCGVLVRTNSQVREIATLLREHGFDVIEEGRRHPVEDNAVGVVLFHLMRWLADPADAFAEEVVRMSPLWSVVSARFPEDWYMVWEGLLKEARTDGFAAMAGKVVEPLWDGLSEFSRRRAGDVIGALAEFDAGGAATAREAARWLADLEIAQAPGVAAVQVMTIHKSKGLGFDVVVLPELEDGQVPDRGNFDVARGIHAGKSWLLEPPARWVRGLVPALAAAEEAWADDQRYEMLCTVYVALTRAKRGLHVLLPQVPKSRKDADDWASPANWIARAVGTDFQAGDPRWFESIPPREIKPTPTMPDLGPGVARRARLKPSGGGVAASQEGLRFGTSVHAAFERVGWLDEGRPVLPDDEGGRLVNRLIGLSKLSRWFERKGRNVELFREQPLEAIVNGAWMSGVIDRLHLVRDDLGMVAELEVFDFKTDRVDSAAELLERHAAQMDAYRSALQRAYGGAMIRCVLISSHLEMAVEVQDSGQSVN, encoded by the coding sequence GTGAACGACGATGCCATCCACATTCTGGAGCGGAACCTGATGATCCTCGCCTCGGCGGGTTCGGGAAAAACCTTCCAGCTTGCGAACCGTGTGATCGGCCTGGTGGGTGCGAGGGGGGCTTCTCCGGAAAAGATCGTCGCGCTGACCTTCACTCGGAAAGCGGCGGGTGAGTTCGCGGATTCGGTGCTTTCGCGTCTCGCCGGATGCGCCAGCGATCCGGTGAAGGCGGCGGAGTTGTGCGCACAGATTGGAGAAAGCTTCGAGGTCGGGCCGGTGCTGGCAAAGGTGGTGCGTGCCTTGCCACGCTTCCAGCTCGGCACGATGGACGGCTTCTTCGCGCGGATTGTACGAGGTTTCCAGTATGAACTCGGACTTACCGGCGGCACCTTCGAACTGATCGAAGGTCCGCGCTTGGAGGCGGCGATGGCGGACATCCTCTCGGCGGTGCTGGGGGGCGCGCTGGATGATGGCAGCGCGGAGGAATTCCTGCATGCCTTCCGCCGTGCCACGCTGGGCAAGGAAGGGCAGGGCGTGCTGCGGGACGTGGAGAAATTCCTCGGTTCCTGGCACGGCTGGTGGAAGTCCGGTACCGTGGCTTCCGGCTGGGGCGGGGGACATCTTTTCACCGGTCTGCCGGAGGTGGATCTGTGGGAGACGGAGAAGATGGGATTGCTTGGAGCACTGCGCCGCGGCGAGTCGAACGATGCGGTGCTGAAGTTGATCGACCACTTCGAATTGCATACCGTGGGCAGCGGACGCGTGGCAAAAGCGGGTACGTTGTTCGAGCGTCTGCTGGAGGCTGTGCCGGCAAGCGGTGAAATGGAGCTGGCCTACAACCGCAAGGTGATCCGCTTTTCGCTCGCGGTCTCGGACCAATGGCGGGATGTGGTCCGGCTGTTGGCCGCGTGCGAGCTTTCCGCGTCCGTCGCCCGCACCCGCGCCGTGGCGGATTTGGTGGCGCGGCTGGACGGTGAGTGTGAGCGCCGTTTGCGGAACCGCGGGCTGCTGGGTTTCGATGACGTGAAGGTGCTGATGGGGCGCTGGGCCGGGGATGAGGAAGCGCGTGGCCGCCGTGAAGCCGTCGATTTCCGTCTCGATGCCCGCTATGATCATTGGCTGCTGGATGAGTTCCAGGATACGAGCGTGGCGGAGTGGCTGGGCATCGTGCCGTTGCTCGATGAGGCCGCGACCAATGATGACGGTACGTTGTTCGTCGTGGGTGACCGCAAGCAGGCGATCTACGGCTGGCGGGGTGGCGAGGTGGCACTCTTCGATGAAGTGGAGCGCCGCTACCGCCAGTATGATTTGCAAACCCGTCCGATGCCGAAGTCGTGGCGTTCCTGTCCGGCGGTGCTGGATCTGGTCAATGCGGTCTGCGGCCACAAAGCGGTGATCGGCTCGCTCTTCGGAGAGGAGATGATCCGGCGCTGGGTGTGGGAGGATCATGATTCCGCGAAGCCCGGCCTCGGGGGTTGCGCGACGGTGGAGGTGGTGGCGAAGGAGGACCGCGATGAGCGTCTGGTGGAACTGCTGCATGAGATCGGCATCGGAGAACGCGCGCTGACCTGCGGAGTGCTGGTACGGACGAACTCGCAGGTGCGGGAGATCGCCACCTTGTTGCGCGAGCACGGCTTCGATGTGATCGAGGAAGGTCGCCGCCATCCGGTGGAGGACAATGCGGTGGGTGTCGTGCTTTTCCATTTGATGCGTTGGCTGGCGGACCCGGCGGATGCATTCGCCGAGGAGGTTGTGCGGATGTCACCGCTGTGGAGCGTGGTATCCGCCCGTTTTCCGGAGGACTGGTATATGGTGTGGGAAGGGCTTCTCAAAGAGGCTCGTACCGATGGCTTTGCCGCAATGGCGGGGAAGGTGGTCGAGCCGCTGTGGGATGGGCTTTCGGAATTTTCACGCCGCCGTGCGGGGGACGTGATCGGCGCTCTGGCGGAGTTCGATGCGGGTGGAGCGGCCACGGCCCGTGAGGCCGCGCGTTGGCTTGCGGATCTGGAAATCGCCCAAGCGCCCGGCGTGGCGGCAGTGCAGGTGATGACGATCCACAAATCGAAGGGGCTCGGCTTTGACGTGGTGGTACTGCCGGAGCTCGAGGACGGACAGGTGCCGGATCGCGGCAACTTCGATGTGGCGCGCGGCATCCATGCCGGGAAGAGCTGGTTGCTGGAGCCGCCCGCGCGCTGGGTGCGTGGGCTGGTGCCTGCGCTTGCCGCCGCCGAGGAGGCGTGGGCGGATGACCAACGCTATGAAATGCTCTGCACGGTCTATGTGGCGCTCACGCGGGCGAAACGCGGCCTGCACGTGCTGCTGCCGCAGGTGCCGAAGAGCCGGAAGGACGCGGACGATTGGGCTTCGCCGGCGAATTGGATCGCCCGGGCCGTGGGCACGGATTTTCAGGCTGGCGATCCGAGGTGGTTCGAGTCCATCCCTCCCCGGGAAATCAAACCGACTCCCACCATGCCGGATCTCGGTCCTGGGGTGGCGCGCCGTGCCCGGCTCAAGCCATCGGGCGGCGGGGTGGCGGCTTCCCAGGAAGGGCTGCGGTTTGGGACCAGCGTCCACGCCGCCTTCGAGCGGGTCGGATGGCTGGACGAGGGTCGACCGGTGCTGCCGGATGACGAGGGCGGTCGTCTGGTGAACCGTTTGATCGGGTTGTCCAAGCTGTCGCGGTGGTTCGAGCGGAAGGGCCGGAACGTGGAACTGTTCCGGGAGCAGCCATTGGAGGCGATCGTGAACGGGGCTTGGATGAGTGGGGTCATCGACCGCCTCCATCTCGTCCGGGACGATCTGGGGATGGTGGCTGAATTGGAAGTCTTTGATTTCAAGACGGATCGCGTGGATTCGGCCGCGGAATTGCTGGAGCGCCACGCGGCCCAGATGGACGCCTACCGAAGCGCCTTGCAGCGGGCCTACGGAGGGGCCATGATCCGATGTGTCCTGATTTCCTCCCATTTGGAAATGGCGGTGGAAGTTCAGGATTCCGGGCAATCGGTAAATTAG
- the rpmB gene encoding 50S ribosomal protein L28, with protein sequence MARICSIRGTRVRSGGKIHRSGLAKKKGGIGRHVTKVVKRTVSPNLQTKRIWVPELNRFVRVKLSCRALKTVNKNGAYVTLKAAGLV encoded by the coding sequence ATGGCACGTATCTGCAGCATCCGAGGAACCCGCGTCCGCTCCGGTGGTAAAATTCACCGTTCCGGTCTCGCGAAGAAAAAGGGCGGTATCGGCCGCCACGTCACCAAGGTCGTGAAGCGCACCGTTTCGCCGAACCTCCAGACCAAGCGCATCTGGGTTCCGGAACTCAACCGTTTCGTCCGCGTCAAGCTGAGCTGCCGTGCGCTCAAAACCGTCAACAAGAACGGTGCTTACGTGACTCTCAAGGCCGCCGGCCTCGTTTGA
- a CDS encoding DDE-type integrase/transposase/recombinase, whose translation MANHLPFKKKVLAVSMLCEGSSIRGVERITGVHRDTVLRLGLRVGIGCKAILDEKMRGLDLRNIQVDEMWGFVKAKKKTVKEKGLGPDAGDAWLWVALDADTKVVPCFLVGKRDRIHANLFMRDLASRLTPRPQISSDALIAYRDAVRLAFGKEADYGTIVKTFPQGKLRASRNGTEPGEMRIDKAVIQGEPDPAKISTSFVEKQNHTVRMHCRRLARLTNAYSKRRENLDAAVALHYAYYNFCKTHSTIRCAPAMEAGITDTHWSVADLLEMTGEK comes from the coding sequence ATGGCAAACCACCTTCCATTTAAGAAGAAAGTCTTGGCGGTCTCCATGCTCTGCGAGGGCAGCAGCATCCGGGGAGTAGAGAGGATCACAGGCGTTCACCGCGACACCGTGCTGCGGCTTGGACTCCGGGTCGGGATAGGCTGCAAGGCGATCCTCGACGAGAAGATGCGAGGCTTGGACTTGAGGAACATCCAAGTGGACGAGATGTGGGGCTTTGTGAAAGCCAAGAAGAAGACAGTGAAGGAGAAGGGGCTGGGTCCCGATGCAGGCGACGCCTGGCTCTGGGTCGCTCTGGACGCGGACACCAAGGTCGTTCCCTGCTTCCTCGTCGGAAAGAGAGACCGAATTCACGCCAACCTGTTCATGAGGGACCTCGCCTCCCGGCTGACACCTCGTCCCCAGATTTCTTCAGACGCCCTCATAGCCTACAGAGACGCAGTGCGCCTCGCCTTTGGAAAGGAAGCCGACTACGGGACCATCGTGAAGACGTTCCCCCAAGGGAAACTCAGAGCCTCCCGGAACGGCACCGAGCCGGGAGAGATGCGGATAGATAAGGCTGTGATCCAAGGGGAGCCTGACCCGGCGAAGATCTCCACGTCCTTCGTGGAGAAGCAGAACCACACGGTCCGGATGCACTGCCGGCGCCTCGCCCGTCTCACCAACGCCTACAGCAAGAGGAGAGAGAACCTCGATGCGGCGGTAGCCCTCCACTACGCGTACTACAATTTCTGCAAGACCCACTCGACCATCCGCTGTGCGCCTGCCATGGAAGCTGGTATCACAGACACCCACTGGTCGGTGGCAGACCTGCTTGAGATGACAGGAGAGAAATGA
- a CDS encoding YegP family protein, which translates to MYYEVFQRGGLWYWHLKGGNNEIIANGEGYTAKSSALHAISLVKASQNAPVYER; encoded by the coding sequence ATGTACTACGAAGTGTTCCAACGTGGAGGCCTCTGGTATTGGCACCTCAAAGGTGGCAACAACGAGATCATTGCCAACGGCGAAGGCTACACTGCCAAATCGAGCGCGCTTCACGCGATCTCGCTCGTGAAGGCATCTCAGAACGCACCCGTTTACGAACGGTAA